CGGTAGCCCACCTCGAAGGCTGTCAGGGTCGCGGCCTTCGTGTCCTCCGGCGGTACCTGGAAGACGCCGAAGCCGAGCTGCGGGATGGTGATGCCGTTGTTGAGCGTGATGTTCGGGACTGTCATGGGCGATCTGTCCTTTCGTTGCGGCGAGACGAGAGCGAACCCTCGACGGCGGGTCGCGGGCGATTCGGCCCGGGGCCCGGGTCGCACGACCATGTTCATGTTCAAGGCACGCCTGGGCGGCGGATATTCCTGCACTCACGATGACCTGGTCAGCGCCGACCTGATCGAGCGTGTCAACCCTTCCGGGGGAGGCGGCGCTCCCGTTCTTCGGCGAGCTGCAATTCTTCGAAGTCGGCGAGCCGGTCACGGGCCGGTTCACCGAGTTCCTTGGTCACCAGCGACACGAGCAGTTCGGCGAGAATGAATCCGTGGGCCATCGAGTCGAAGGGACCCGGCCCCGTGTGACTGGTCGTGAGGACCGAAGTGGCGTGGGAGGCGAGCGGGGACAGATAGACGTCGGTGACGAGGATCAGGTCGGCGCCACGATCCACCGCCGTCAGACCCCACTCGATGGTGGTCTGTTGATACCGCCGGTAATCGAACAGGACTGCGACGGTCTTGTCGTCGACATCGGTCATCGCGGCCATGCGGTCGGCCGAGTTCGGCTGGACGAGAATCACACCCGGGCGCAGCATACGGAGGTACTGGTGCAATTCGGCGGCCAGGACCGAGGTGAAGCGGCCACCCAGGAGCATCACCCGGCGATCGGTGTCGGCGAGTGCCTCGACAGCGCCGGCCAGATCGGTGCGCGACAGGTTGTTGACGGTCGCGCGGACCCCCGCGGTGTACAGGGTCAGCGCATCGGCGAGATCGGCGTCATCGGCCGGCCCTGCCCGGCCCGCTCCGGTGTCGTCGGTCGGGTACACGGTGACCGGCGAGAACAACCGCGTCTGGACCTCCGCCCGCAGGGACTCCTGGAACGCCCCGTATCCGGGGAACCCGAGTTTGCTCACCAGGCGCAAGGCCGTCGGCGCCGACACCTGCGCCTCGGCCGCGAGCTGTGCGATGGGAACGAGACCTGCGGTGGGATAGCCGTCGGTGAGGGCGGCGACCACCCGTAGTTCACCGGGAGCCAGCGATCCGCGTACCTGACGGATGCGTTGCGCGACGGTCCCTTCGAGCGGTGCACCCTGAGCCATGGGCGAAGTCTAGTCGGCGCGACGAGCCCCGCCGGCCGCGAGCGCGCCGAAAGCGACCGCGCCGGCGCATCTTAGACCGTCAAGGGTCCAAGTACCCGGAAACAAACGTTTTACACGTTACGCCTACACAATCGCGCGTAACGTATGTAACGTCACTCACATCCCCCGGTTCAGCTCGACCAGGAAGCAGCGATGACCTTGCAGAACAGCCCGTCGCACGCACCCACCACCACGTGGGACGCACCGCAGACGACCGCCCCCCTCGATGACCGATGGTCCGATCTCATCCAGCACGATCGCGTACACCGCACTCTCTACGTCGATCCCGCGGTCTTCGACGAGGAGATGGTGAAGGTCTTCGGCGGTGAGTCCTGGGTGTACCTCGCCCATGAATCCCAGGTACCCGATCCCAACTCGTTCCTTTCGGTCCGGATGGGGTTGCGCCCGGTGATCGTCACCCGCGATCGCAAGGGCGGACTACATGCGGTTTTCAACCGGTGCGCCCACCGCGCGGCGACGGTGTGTCGCGAGGAGTCGGGCACCGCCAAGAGTTTCCAGTGCCCGTACCACGGCTGGACGTTCCGCAACACCGGCGAACTGGTCGGCACACCGTGGCCTCAGGGATACGGCGAGCTCGACCGAGAACGGTTCGGTCTCACCGTCGTCTCGAAGGTCGAGAGCTACCGCGGGTTCATCTTCGGCACGATGAACGCCGACGCACCCCCGGTCGACGAGTGGCTCGGACACGCACGCTCCTGGCTCGACTACTGGATCGACCGTTCCCCCACCAGCGAGGTCGTCGTGAAGTCCGCGGCCTACCGCATGGGTTACCGCGGTAACTGGAAGCTGGCCTTCGACAACGCGGGTGACGGTTACCATCCCGCGTTCTCCCACCGGTCCTTGCTCGAGATGGCCTCGCGCATGGGTGATTCCAAGGACATGTCGTATTTCGGCAAGACTCCCGACGACGGCCCGATGAAGGTGTACTCGTTGGGCAACGGCCACAGCGTCATCGACCAGCGACCCGTGTACGAAGGGCAGGGCAGCTTCTGGGCCAACCAACGTCCACAGCCCGGACGCGAACGATTCGAGGAGCAGGTGCGCGCCGACCACGGCGACGATGCCGATCGTCTCCTCGACCTCGCCATCGGCGCGCAAATCAATCTGAGCATCTTCCCAAATCTCCTGATCATCGGGAATCAGATCCAGGTCGTCGAGCCCCTCGCCGTCGACCGCACACAGCTCACCTGGCACGCCACCTCCATCGGCGGCGTTCCCGACGAGATCAACACGATGCGCATGCGTTCCCAGGAAGACTTCCCTGCATTCGGGGAGCCAGACGACCAGGCCAATTTCGAAGAGGCGCAACGCGGTCTGGCCGCTCCCGAAGCGGAGTGGGTCTTCATGAACCGTGGCCTCGACACCGGCTGGCAGACCGTCGAACACGACGGTGTGATCCGCAGCGCCGTCACCGACGAGATCCACATGCGCGGCTACTACGAGGAGTGGCAGCGCCGGATGCGAGGAGCGAACCGATGAATCTCGACCGTCTGCCCGACACCTACGCCGACACGTCGTCCTTCTCCTACCACGTCGACACCGACTGGTACGACGAGCTCGACCGCTTCCGTCAGACCCTTTCCGAGGACTGGCCCGTCTCCCCGCCCACCGAATGGCATGAGGCACAGTCGTTCCTGTTCGCCGAGGCCCGCCTGATCGACAGCGGCCGGTTCAACGACTGGCTCGACCTGTTCACCGGGGACTGCCTGTACTGGGTGCCGGT
The sequence above is drawn from the Gordonia rubripertincta genome and encodes:
- a CDS encoding aromatic ring-hydroxylating oxygenase subunit alpha; translation: MTLQNSPSHAPTTTWDAPQTTAPLDDRWSDLIQHDRVHRTLYVDPAVFDEEMVKVFGGESWVYLAHESQVPDPNSFLSVRMGLRPVIVTRDRKGGLHAVFNRCAHRAATVCREESGTAKSFQCPYHGWTFRNTGELVGTPWPQGYGELDRERFGLTVVSKVESYRGFIFGTMNADAPPVDEWLGHARSWLDYWIDRSPTSEVVVKSAAYRMGYRGNWKLAFDNAGDGYHPAFSHRSLLEMASRMGDSKDMSYFGKTPDDGPMKVYSLGNGHSVIDQRPVYEGQGSFWANQRPQPGRERFEEQVRADHGDDADRLLDLAIGAQINLSIFPNLLIIGNQIQVVEPLAVDRTQLTWHATSIGGVPDEINTMRMRSQEDFPAFGEPDDQANFEEAQRGLAAPEAEWVFMNRGLDTGWQTVEHDGVIRSAVTDEIHMRGYYEEWQRRMRGANR
- a CDS encoding MurR/RpiR family transcriptional regulator; the protein is MAQGAPLEGTVAQRIRQVRGSLAPGELRVVAALTDGYPTAGLVPIAQLAAEAQVSAPTALRLVSKLGFPGYGAFQESLRAEVQTRLFSPVTVYPTDDTGAGRAGPADDADLADALTLYTAGVRATVNNLSRTDLAGAVEALADTDRRVMLLGGRFTSVLAAELHQYLRMLRPGVILVQPNSADRMAAMTDVDDKTVAVLFDYRRYQQTTIEWGLTAVDRGADLILVTDVYLSPLASHATSVLTTSHTGPGPFDSMAHGFILAELLVSLVTKELGEPARDRLADFEELQLAEERERRLPRKG